A region from the Pseudonocardia petroleophila genome encodes:
- a CDS encoding threonine aldolase family protein — protein sequence MRAAMAAAEVGDDVLDGDPTMRELEVRVAGVLGAADALWTPSGSMGNLIALMAHLNRGDAFLAPTGAHVLDAELGTAAWLAGGMPRPLPHDAGPGRVTPDAVRRAAGAPGPYFTLRTTLLCLENTHNAAGGTITAPEQHAAVAAAARAAKLRVHLDGARLWNAAAALGVPPGALTVGADTVQVCLSKGLGAPVGSVVAGSAEFVEEARRLRKMLGGGVRQGGVLAAAGLVALDRVDRLVEDHRRARTLADGLRERGWQAAVPQTNIVLIAVADLDGTLRRFEEAGVRAVAMSGQVRLMTHCDVDDADITAALDRIGSPGAGTGEDGRADGRTAYAPTQRGLRTGGDRAPARPGGR from the coding sequence ATGCGCGCGGCGATGGCCGCGGCGGAGGTCGGTGACGACGTCCTCGACGGCGACCCGACCATGCGTGAGCTGGAGGTCCGCGTCGCGGGCGTGCTCGGCGCGGCCGACGCGCTGTGGACGCCGAGCGGCTCGATGGGCAACCTCATCGCGCTGATGGCGCACCTGAACCGCGGCGACGCCTTCCTCGCCCCGACGGGCGCGCACGTCCTCGACGCCGAGCTGGGCACCGCCGCGTGGCTGGCCGGCGGGATGCCGCGACCGCTGCCGCACGACGCCGGTCCGGGCCGCGTCACCCCCGACGCCGTGCGCCGGGCCGCGGGCGCCCCCGGGCCGTACTTCACGCTGCGCACCACGCTGCTGTGCCTGGAGAACACCCACAACGCCGCGGGCGGCACGATCACCGCCCCCGAGCAGCACGCCGCCGTGGCCGCCGCCGCGCGCGCCGCGAAGCTGCGCGTGCACCTCGACGGCGCCCGGCTGTGGAACGCGGCCGCCGCGCTCGGGGTGCCCCCCGGCGCGCTCACCGTCGGCGCCGACACGGTGCAGGTGTGCCTGAGCAAGGGCCTCGGGGCGCCGGTCGGGTCCGTCGTGGCGGGCTCGGCCGAGTTCGTCGAGGAGGCGCGGCGGCTGCGCAAGATGCTCGGCGGCGGCGTCCGCCAGGGCGGGGTGCTGGCCGCGGCCGGGCTCGTCGCGCTCGACCGCGTCGACCGGCTCGTCGAGGACCACCGGCGCGCCCGCACCCTCGCCGACGGGCTGCGCGAGCGCGGCTGGCAGGCGGCGGTCCCGCAGACCAACATCGTGCTGATCGCCGTCGCCGACCTCGACGGCACCCTGCGCCGCTTCGAGGAGGCGGGGGTGCGCGCGGTGGCGATGTCGGGTCAGGTCCGGCTGATGACCCACTGCGACGTCGACGACGCCGACATCACCGCCGCGCTCGACCGCATCGGCTCCCCCGGCGCGGGCACGGGCGAGGACGGCCGCGCCGACGGCCGCACGGCGTACGCGCCCACCCAGCGCGGCCTCAGGACGGGTGGCGATCGCGCTCCAGCGCGTCCAGGCGGGCGCTGA
- a CDS encoding potassium channel family protein: protein MDGEPRIEAWDRRVDWWLTGLAVLFLVAYAWQVLDPAIGEPGAIVLEAVVTGVWALFGLDYLVRISLAHDRWRFVRTHLLDLAILLLPMFRQLRALRVITVISVLNRQLRDDVRGRVVFYVVGTVALVGFVASLAVLDAERDAPDASITTFGDAVWWTLTTISTVGYGDRYPVTFEGRVVAGSLMVAGIALLGVVTASIASWFVENLRKAGERIGDELEDDIQDVEGRLGLVLAELRTISARLDALERDRHPS from the coding sequence ATGGACGGTGAGCCGCGCATCGAGGCCTGGGACCGGCGGGTGGACTGGTGGCTCACGGGCCTCGCGGTGCTGTTCCTCGTGGCGTACGCCTGGCAGGTGCTCGACCCCGCGATCGGCGAGCCGGGGGCCATCGTGCTGGAGGCGGTCGTGACCGGGGTCTGGGCGCTGTTCGGCCTCGACTACCTGGTGCGGATCTCGCTGGCGCACGACCGGTGGCGGTTCGTCCGCACCCACCTGCTGGACCTCGCGATCCTGCTGCTGCCGATGTTCCGCCAGCTCCGGGCGCTGCGGGTGATCACCGTGATCAGCGTGCTCAACCGCCAGCTCCGCGACGACGTGCGCGGCCGCGTCGTGTTCTACGTCGTCGGGACGGTGGCGCTGGTCGGGTTCGTCGCCTCGCTCGCGGTGCTCGACGCCGAGCGCGACGCCCCGGACGCGTCGATCACGACCTTCGGTGACGCGGTGTGGTGGACGCTGACGACGATCTCCACCGTCGGCTACGGCGACCGCTATCCGGTGACGTTCGAGGGGCGGGTCGTCGCGGGCTCGCTGATGGTCGCCGGGATCGCGCTGCTCGGCGTCGTGACGGCGTCGATCGCGAGCTGGTTCGTGGAGAACCTGCGCAAGGCGGGGGAGCGGATCGGCGACGAGCTCGAGGACGACATCCAGGACGTCGAGGGCCGGCTGGGGCTGGTGCTGGCCGAGCTGCGGACGATCAGCGCCCGCCTGGACGCGCTGGAGCGCGATCGCCACCCGTCCTGA
- a CDS encoding pyridoxal phosphate-dependent aminotransferase, which yields MDVWAAAGERQRTHGDLVNLSAGQPSTGAPQAVRDAATAAIADEVLGYTVALGIPELRAAIAGHYDRTYGLDVPAEQVVVTTGSSGGFLLAFLAAFDAGDRVAMARPGYPCYRNILTALGCEVVELPCGPETRYQPTVEMLEALDEPVKGLVVASPANPTGTVLAPGELAALAEHCARTGIQLVSDEIYHGISYPGTPATSCAWETSREAIVVNSFSKYFSMTGWRLGWLLLPPRLLRAADCVAGNFTVCPPAPAQRAALGAFAESSYAEADGHVGRYAVNRDLLLAGLPRLGITRLAPADGAFYVYADVSHLTADSMDLTYRLLADVGLAVAPGLDFDPVDGHRWIRFSCAGATEDVREALRRLGGWLEVAVEHP from the coding sequence ATGGACGTGTGGGCGGCCGCGGGGGAGCGCCAGCGCACCCACGGTGACCTCGTCAACCTCTCCGCCGGCCAGCCCTCCACCGGGGCGCCGCAGGCCGTGCGCGACGCCGCGACGGCCGCGATCGCCGACGAGGTCCTCGGCTACACGGTCGCGCTGGGGATCCCGGAGCTGCGCGCCGCGATCGCCGGCCACTACGACCGCACCTACGGGCTCGACGTGCCTGCCGAGCAGGTCGTCGTCACCACCGGCTCGTCGGGCGGGTTCCTGCTCGCCTTCCTCGCGGCGTTCGACGCGGGCGACCGCGTGGCGATGGCCCGCCCCGGCTACCCCTGCTACCGCAACATCCTCACCGCGCTGGGCTGCGAGGTCGTGGAGCTCCCGTGCGGGCCGGAGACGCGCTACCAGCCGACGGTGGAGATGCTGGAGGCGCTCGACGAGCCGGTGAAGGGCCTGGTCGTGGCCAGCCCGGCGAACCCGACGGGCACCGTCCTGGCCCCCGGGGAGCTCGCCGCGCTGGCGGAGCACTGCGCGCGCACCGGGATCCAGCTCGTCAGCGACGAGATCTACCACGGCATCTCCTACCCCGGGACCCCAGCGACATCGTGCGCATGGGAGACCTCGCGCGAGGCGATCGTCGTCAACTCCTTCTCCAAGTACTTCTCGATGACGGGCTGGCGCCTCGGCTGGCTCCTGCTGCCGCCGCGGCTGCTGCGCGCGGCCGACTGCGTGGCGGGCAACTTCACCGTCTGCCCGCCCGCCCCGGCGCAGCGGGCGGCGCTGGGAGCGTTCGCGGAGTCGAGCTACGCCGAGGCCGACGGGCACGTGGGCCGCTACGCGGTGAACCGCGACCTGCTGCTCGCCGGCCTGCCCCGCCTCGGCATCACGCGGCTCGCCCCCGCCGACGGCGCGTTCTACGTCTACGCCGACGTCTCCCACCTCACGGCCGACTCGATGGACCTGACCTACCGGCTCCTCGCCGACGTCGGGCTGGCGGTGGCGCCGGGGCTGGACTTCGACCCCGTCGACGGGCACCGCTGGATCCGGTTCTCCTGCGCGGGGGCGACCGAGGACGTGCGGGAGGCGCTGCGCCGGCTCGGCGGGTGGCTGGAGGTCGCCGTCGAGCACCCGTAG
- the purD gene encoding phosphoribosylamine--glycine ligase: MRVLVVGSGAREHAILIALAQDPGVTALACAPGNAGTASVAEQRGIDVVDPAAVTALAAEWRADLVVIGPEVPLVAGVADAVRAAGIACFGPGAAAARIEGSKAFAKDVMAAAGVPTAGCEIVDNPAHLDAALDRFTAPYVVKDDGLAAGKGVVVTSDRDIARAHAMTLLDGGHPVLLEAFLDGPEASLFCFVDGETVVPLLPAQDFKRVGDDDSGPNTGGMGAYAPLPWASPDLADELVESVVGPVAREMVARGTPFSGLLYAGLALTSNGPSVIEFNCRFGDPETQAVLALLRTPLAGLLHATATGTLARVPALDWAPGAAVTVVVAAEGYPGTPRVGDPISGADGDGVLHAGTRRRDDGAVVSSGGRVLSVVGTGPDLAAARDDAYRRLDGVHLAGSHHRTDIALRAVRGEVTVPSGG; encoded by the coding sequence GTGCGCGTTCTGGTCGTCGGGTCCGGTGCTCGGGAGCACGCCATCCTCATCGCCCTCGCGCAGGACCCCGGGGTGACGGCGCTGGCCTGTGCCCCGGGCAACGCGGGCACGGCGTCGGTGGCCGAGCAGCGCGGGATCGACGTCGTCGACCCCGCCGCGGTCACGGCGCTGGCCGCGGAGTGGCGGGCCGATCTCGTGGTGATCGGCCCGGAGGTGCCGCTCGTCGCGGGCGTCGCCGACGCGGTGCGCGCCGCCGGGATCGCCTGCTTCGGGCCGGGGGCCGCCGCCGCCCGGATCGAGGGTTCCAAGGCCTTCGCGAAGGACGTCATGGCGGCGGCGGGGGTGCCGACCGCGGGGTGCGAGATCGTCGACAACCCCGCCCACCTCGACGCCGCGCTCGACCGCTTCACCGCGCCCTACGTCGTCAAGGACGACGGGCTCGCGGCGGGCAAGGGCGTGGTCGTCACGTCCGACCGTGACATCGCGCGCGCCCACGCCATGACCCTGCTCGACGGCGGGCACCCCGTGCTGCTGGAGGCGTTCCTCGACGGCCCGGAGGCGTCGCTGTTCTGCTTCGTCGACGGCGAGACCGTCGTGCCGCTGCTGCCCGCTCAGGACTTCAAGCGCGTCGGTGACGACGACAGCGGCCCCAACACCGGGGGGATGGGCGCCTACGCGCCGCTGCCCTGGGCGTCCCCGGACCTGGCCGACGAGCTGGTGGAGTCCGTGGTCGGGCCGGTCGCCCGGGAGATGGTGGCGCGCGGGACCCCGTTCTCCGGCCTGCTCTACGCCGGGCTCGCGCTCACCTCGAACGGCCCGTCGGTGATCGAGTTCAACTGCCGCTTCGGGGACCCGGAGACCCAGGCCGTGCTCGCGCTGCTGCGGACCCCGCTGGCCGGGCTGCTGCACGCCACCGCGACCGGCACGCTCGCCCGGGTGCCCGCGCTGGACTGGGCTCCCGGCGCCGCGGTCACCGTCGTCGTGGCCGCGGAGGGCTACCCGGGCACCCCGCGGGTGGGCGACCCGATCTCCGGCGCCGACGGCGACGGCGTGCTGCACGCCGGCACCCGCCGCCGCGACGACGGGGCCGTCGTGTCCTCCGGCGGGCGGGTGCTGTCGGTCGTCGGGACGGGCCCCGACCTCGCCGCGGCCCGCGACGACGCCTACCGCCGCCTCGACGGCGTGCACCTGGCCGGGTCGCACCACCGCACCGACATCGCTCTGCGGGCCGTGCGCGGAGAGGTCACCGTTCCCTCGGGCGGGTGA
- a CDS encoding glycerophosphodiester phosphodiesterase yields MPPRLPLRGLTVAVLSAVTVAGAPSAAPVVPAGEGETARVVVIGHRGASGYRPEHTLASYELAARMGADFIEPDLVTTADGVLVARHEPEIGGTTDVADHPEFADRRTTKTIDGAEYTGWFTEDFTLAELRTLRATERIPQVRQENTIYDRRFVIPTFNEVLELRERLSRELGREVGVYPETKHPTYFATLGLPLEPALVRALDGAGLNRADAPVFVQSFETTNLRALDADLAVPLVALLEADGIPADLAAAGDTRTYLDLITPDGLADLATFADGIGPDKNLVIPRNPDGTLGTPTPLVAAAHAVGLVVHPYTFRNENQFLPTNLRSPGSDTDYGDVFAEYEAFFAAGVDGVFADNPDTAVTARSLHG; encoded by the coding sequence ATGCCTCCCCGTCTCCCACTGCGAGGACTCACCGTGGCCGTACTCTCCGCCGTCACCGTGGCGGGAGCTCCCTCCGCCGCCCCCGTCGTGCCGGCCGGGGAGGGGGAGACCGCCCGGGTCGTCGTGATCGGGCACCGCGGCGCGTCCGGCTACCGCCCCGAGCACACCCTCGCCTCCTACGAGCTCGCAGCCCGGATGGGTGCCGACTTCATCGAGCCCGACCTGGTCACGACGGCCGACGGGGTGCTGGTCGCGCGGCACGAGCCGGAGATCGGCGGCACGACCGACGTCGCCGACCACCCGGAGTTCGCCGACCGGCGCACCACCAAGACCATCGACGGCGCCGAGTACACCGGCTGGTTCACCGAGGACTTCACCCTCGCCGAGCTGCGCACGCTGCGCGCGACGGAGCGGATCCCGCAGGTCCGCCAGGAGAACACGATCTACGACCGCCGGTTCGTCATCCCCACCTTCAACGAGGTGCTGGAGCTGCGCGAGCGCCTGTCCCGGGAGCTGGGCCGCGAGGTCGGCGTGTACCCGGAGACCAAGCACCCCACCTACTTCGCGACGCTCGGCCTCCCGCTCGAGCCGGCGCTGGTGCGGGCGCTGGACGGGGCCGGCCTCAACCGCGCCGACGCACCGGTGTTCGTCCAGTCCTTCGAGACGACGAACCTGCGCGCGCTCGACGCCGACCTCGCCGTGCCGCTGGTGGCCCTGCTGGAGGCCGACGGCATCCCGGCCGACCTGGCCGCGGCGGGCGACACCCGCACCTACCTCGACCTCATCACCCCCGACGGCCTCGCCGACCTCGCCACGTTCGCCGACGGCATCGGCCCGGACAAGAACCTCGTGATCCCCCGCAACCCCGACGGCACGCTCGGCACGCCCACCCCGCTGGTCGCCGCGGCCCACGCGGTCGGGCTCGTCGTGCACCCGTACACGTTCCGCAACGAGAACCAGTTCCTGCCGACGAACCTGCGCTCCCCCGGCTCCGACACCGACTACGGGGACGTGTTCGCCGAGTACGAGGCGTTCTTCGCCGCCGGCGTCGACGGGGTGTTCGCCGACAACCCCGACACCGCCGTCACCGCGCGGTCCCTGCACGGGTAG
- a CDS encoding UBP-type zinc finger domain-containing protein has product MTCAHTVTFDERSWSEPAPDSADGCTDCRALGEDVWAHLRLCLSCGHVACCDSSPHRHATAHATAQDHPVVRSFEPGETWRWCYADERIV; this is encoded by the coding sequence ATGACCTGCGCCCACACCGTGACCTTCGACGAGCGGTCCTGGTCCGAGCCCGCCCCCGACAGCGCCGACGGGTGCACCGACTGCCGCGCGCTGGGCGAGGACGTCTGGGCCCACCTGCGGCTGTGCCTGAGCTGCGGGCACGTCGCCTGCTGCGACTCCAGCCCGCACCGGCACGCCACCGCCCACGCCACGGCGCAGGACCACCCGGTCGTCCGCTCCTTCGAGCCGGGTGAGACGTGGCGGTGGTGCTACGCCGACGAGCGGATCGTCTGA
- a CDS encoding Na+/H+ antiporter, producing the protein MHVELTLLLLVLGALAITAVCRRLDVSAPLVLVVAGIAASFLPGVEDLELEPDIVLLVVLTPLLYSAALESSYLGIRANRRPIGLLAVGLPAFTALVVGLVAWWLVPELSLPAALVLGAVVAPPDAVSALAVGRRLGLPRRVMTILGGESLINDATALTLFRVFVVVAAGTAVSVAEAAGMFLLAAVGGTVIGLAVGWVVHRLRMRLHDARVESALGLVVPFAVYLIAEQAHTSGVLAVVVTGLYLGHHAPEGGYASRLQEQAVWQASDTILESVVFALIGLQLTTVIAQAGDAGRLVLYGLAVTAATVLARVLWVFPATYLPRALFRGVRKADPRPPWQVPAVISWSGMRGVVTLAAAFAIPADVPGRETIVFLAFFVTIATLLLHGLTLPAVIHRLGVRDTGGQAQVLAEAQAQYAAVQASIGRLDELMAEAGGGATAHTAEKLRRFAQMRANQVWEQLGRPDSEAGESPSAAYNRLRREMLTRERDTFVASRDAGEIDDEILRRVQRQLDLEEAMLARDDP; encoded by the coding sequence ATGCACGTCGAGCTCACACTCCTCCTCCTCGTACTCGGCGCGCTCGCGATCACGGCGGTGTGCCGGCGCCTCGACGTCTCCGCTCCGCTGGTGCTGGTCGTCGCGGGCATCGCCGCGTCGTTCCTGCCCGGCGTCGAGGACCTGGAGCTCGAGCCGGACATCGTGCTGCTGGTCGTCCTGACGCCGCTGCTGTACTCCGCGGCGCTGGAGTCGTCCTACCTCGGGATCCGGGCCAACCGGCGGCCGATCGGGCTGCTCGCCGTCGGGCTGCCGGCGTTCACGGCGCTGGTCGTCGGGCTGGTGGCGTGGTGGCTCGTGCCCGAGCTGTCGCTGCCCGCCGCGCTCGTGCTCGGTGCGGTGGTCGCGCCGCCGGACGCGGTGTCGGCCCTCGCCGTGGGGCGCCGCCTCGGGCTGCCGCGCCGGGTCATGACGATCCTCGGCGGAGAGAGCCTGATCAACGACGCCACCGCGCTGACGCTGTTCCGGGTGTTCGTCGTCGTCGCGGCCGGCACGGCGGTCTCGGTGGCCGAGGCGGCCGGGATGTTCCTGCTCGCGGCCGTCGGCGGCACCGTGATCGGGCTCGCCGTCGGCTGGGTCGTGCACCGGCTGCGGATGCGGCTGCACGACGCGCGGGTGGAGAGCGCGCTCGGGCTCGTCGTGCCGTTCGCGGTGTACCTGATCGCCGAGCAGGCGCACACCTCCGGCGTGCTCGCCGTCGTCGTCACCGGGCTCTACCTGGGCCACCACGCGCCCGAGGGCGGCTACGCGTCGCGGCTGCAGGAGCAGGCGGTGTGGCAGGCGAGCGACACGATCCTGGAGTCGGTCGTCTTCGCGCTCATCGGTCTGCAGCTGACGACCGTGATCGCGCAGGCCGGCGACGCGGGGCGGCTCGTGCTCTACGGGCTGGCCGTCACCGCGGCCACGGTCCTCGCCAGGGTGCTGTGGGTCTTCCCGGCGACGTACCTGCCCAGGGCGCTGTTCCGGGGCGTCCGCAAGGCCGATCCGCGGCCGCCGTGGCAGGTGCCGGCCGTCATCTCCTGGTCGGGGATGCGCGGGGTCGTCACGCTGGCGGCCGCGTTCGCGATCCCGGCCGACGTCCCCGGCCGCGAGACGATCGTGTTCCTGGCCTTCTTCGTGACGATCGCGACGCTGCTGCTGCACGGCCTCACCCTGCCCGCGGTGATTCACCGACTCGGCGTCCGCGACACCGGCGGGCAGGCCCAGGTGCTCGCCGAGGCCCAGGCCCAGTACGCCGCGGTGCAGGCCTCGATCGGGCGGCTCGACGAGCTGATGGCCGAGGCGGGCGGCGGCGCCACCGCGCACACCGCGGAGAAGCTCCGCCGGTTCGCCCAGATGCGCGCCAACCAGGTGTGGGAGCAGCTCGGGCGGCCGGACTCGGAGGCGGGCGAGAGCCCGAGCGCCGCCTACAACCGCCTGCGCCGCGAGATGCTCACCCGCGAGCGCGACACCTTCGTCGCCAGCCGCGACGCCGGGGAGATCGACGACGAGATCCTGCGCCGGGTGCAGCGCCAGCTGGACCTGGAGGAGGCGATGCTGGCGCGCGACGACCCCTGA
- a CDS encoding alpha/beta fold hydrolase, whose protein sequence is MRAPDPSSVRIPGPWTHSEVSANGIRQHVVECGQGPLVVLLHGFPEFWWTWRHQLVGLAERGFRAVAVDLRGYGDSDKPPRGYDLWTLAGDAAGLIGALGETRAHVVGHDWGGLIGWTTATLHPRRVRSLTVLGAPHPMAVRSAFVRDLRGQGRATSSYALAFQVPRWPERALRRDEGARVEAILRGWSGPDWVRTDDFAEAAARCRSAIRVPGVVHCAMEYYRWALRSQFRGDGRRFAAAVSRPVDAPVLQIHGERDPCLLPSTAALSGRWAGAGYRAELLAGVGHFPHQERPDVVNGLLAGFLTS, encoded by the coding sequence GTGCGCGCACCCGATCCGTCGTCGGTGCGCATCCCGGGTCCGTGGACGCACTCCGAGGTCTCGGCCAACGGCATCCGGCAGCACGTCGTCGAGTGCGGGCAGGGCCCGCTGGTCGTGCTGCTGCACGGTTTCCCCGAGTTCTGGTGGACGTGGCGCCACCAGCTCGTCGGCCTCGCGGAGCGCGGGTTCCGGGCCGTCGCGGTCGACCTGCGCGGCTACGGTGACTCCGACAAGCCGCCCCGCGGCTACGACCTGTGGACCCTCGCCGGGGACGCTGCGGGCCTGATCGGGGCGCTCGGGGAGACCCGCGCGCACGTCGTCGGGCACGACTGGGGTGGGCTGATCGGCTGGACGACGGCCACCCTGCACCCCCGCCGGGTCCGGTCGCTGACGGTGCTCGGCGCACCGCACCCGATGGCGGTGCGGTCGGCGTTCGTGCGTGACCTGCGCGGGCAGGGGCGGGCCACCTCGAGCTACGCGCTGGCGTTCCAGGTCCCGCGGTGGCCCGAACGCGCCCTGCGCCGCGACGAGGGGGCGCGCGTCGAGGCGATCCTGCGCGGGTGGTCGGGCCCGGACTGGGTGCGGACCGACGACTTCGCCGAGGCGGCGGCCCGCTGCCGCAGCGCGATCCGGGTGCCGGGGGTCGTGCACTGCGCGATGGAGTACTACCGGTGGGCTCTGCGGTCGCAGTTCCGCGGGGACGGGCGGCGGTTCGCGGCGGCCGTCTCCCGGCCCGTCGACGCGCCGGTGCTGCAGATCCACGGCGAGCGCGACCCGTGCCTGCTCCCGTCGACGGCCGCGCTGTCGGGGCGCTGGGCCGGAGCCGGCTACCGGGCGGAGCTGCTGGCGGGCGTCGGGCACTTCCCGCACCAGGAGCGCCCGGACGTCGTGAACGGGCTGCTGGCCGGCTTCCTGACGTCCTGA
- a CDS encoding phage holin family protein — MASPTSSNGTEVPPVLPSIPLSKEPVVAAADQSIGGLVREATAQVSTLVRAEVELARSEVTAEVKKGLQGSIFFIVALVVALFSLFFLFFALGETLALFLNRSASFWIVFGFMLLVAGVFGLLGYLRVRKIRKPERTISSLKESAQVLSNRNRADTPAQLNGRGTG; from the coding sequence GTGGCCAGCCCGACCAGCTCCAACGGCACGGAGGTTCCGCCCGTGCTCCCCTCGATCCCGCTCTCGAAGGAGCCGGTCGTCGCGGCGGCCGACCAGTCGATCGGCGGGCTCGTCCGCGAGGCAACCGCGCAGGTCTCCACGCTCGTGCGCGCCGAGGTCGAGCTCGCCCGCTCCGAGGTCACCGCCGAGGTGAAGAAGGGCCTGCAGGGCAGCATCTTCTTCATCGTCGCGCTGGTCGTGGCGCTGTTCAGCCTGTTCTTCCTGTTCTTCGCCCTCGGCGAGACGCTCGCGCTGTTCCTCAACCGCTCCGCGTCGTTCTGGATCGTGTTCGGCTTCATGCTGCTGGTCGCGGGCGTGTTCGGGCTGCTCGGCTACCTGCGGGTGCGCAAGATCCGCAAGCCCGAGCGCACGATCAGCTCGCTCAAGGAGTCGGCGCAGGTCCTGTCGAACCGGAACCGGGCCGACACCCCGGCCCAGCTGAACGGCCGCGGCACGGGCTGA
- the nhaA gene encoding Na+/H+ antiporter NhaA encodes MIAPRPASEFARYLRTETVGGMVLLVATAVALLWANSPWSGAYVGLRDTVVGPAALHLDLTLAQWATDGLLAVFFFVVGLELKRELVVGELSKLRQALLPVAAALGGMVVPAVIALVVGRGAPGMEQAWAIPVATDIAFALGVLALAGSALPATARVFLLGLAVADDLGAIAVIAFVFSSGLNLLALGAGLLGAALYWWLQRRRVRAWWIYVPLGVAVWVAIHEAGIHATIAGVLLGLLTRVRPDDGERYAPAVRLEHRLQPWSAGLCVPVFALFAAGVPVGADALREVFTAPVPLAVMAGLLVGKVIGILGFAWLAIRITPACRPSGLGWRDMAAVSMLGGVGFTVSLLIAELSLVDQPEVLDAAKAAILIASAAAALIGAALLVRRGRVHAAPDEWT; translated from the coding sequence GTGATCGCACCCCGCCCCGCCTCCGAGTTCGCCCGCTACCTGCGCACCGAGACCGTCGGCGGGATGGTCCTGCTCGTCGCCACCGCCGTCGCGCTGCTGTGGGCGAACTCCCCGTGGTCCGGTGCGTACGTGGGGCTGCGCGACACCGTCGTCGGCCCGGCCGCGCTGCACCTCGACCTGACGCTCGCGCAGTGGGCCACCGACGGCCTCCTCGCGGTCTTCTTCTTCGTCGTGGGGCTGGAGCTCAAGCGCGAGCTGGTCGTCGGGGAGCTGTCGAAGCTGCGGCAGGCGCTGCTGCCGGTGGCCGCGGCCCTCGGCGGGATGGTCGTCCCGGCCGTGATCGCCCTGGTCGTGGGCCGTGGAGCGCCGGGCATGGAGCAGGCCTGGGCCATCCCGGTGGCGACCGACATCGCGTTCGCCCTCGGCGTGCTCGCGCTGGCCGGGTCGGCCCTGCCGGCCACCGCGCGGGTGTTCCTGCTGGGCCTGGCCGTGGCCGACGACCTGGGCGCGATCGCCGTCATCGCGTTCGTCTTCAGCTCCGGGCTCAACCTGCTCGCGCTCGGGGCCGGGTTGCTCGGCGCCGCGCTCTACTGGTGGCTGCAGCGGCGCCGCGTGCGGGCCTGGTGGATCTACGTGCCGCTCGGCGTCGCGGTCTGGGTGGCGATCCACGAGGCGGGGATCCACGCGACGATCGCCGGGGTCCTGCTCGGCCTGCTCACCCGGGTCCGGCCCGACGACGGTGAGCGGTACGCGCCCGCGGTGCGGCTGGAGCACCGGCTGCAGCCCTGGTCGGCCGGGCTGTGCGTGCCGGTGTTCGCGCTGTTCGCGGCCGGTGTCCCGGTCGGGGCCGACGCGCTGCGCGAGGTGTTCACCGCGCCGGTCCCGCTCGCCGTCATGGCCGGGTTGCTCGTCGGGAAGGTCATCGGCATCCTCGGCTTCGCCTGGCTGGCCATCCGGATCACCCCGGCCTGCCGGCCGAGCGGCCTGGGGTGGCGCGACATGGCGGCGGTGTCGATGCTCGGCGGCGTCGGATTCACCGTCAGCCTGCTGATCGCCGAGCTGTCGCTCGTCGACCAGCCCGAGGTGCTCGACGCCGCGAAGGCCGCCATCCTCATCGCCTCCGCGGCCGCGGCGCTGATCGGCGCGGCGCTGCTCGTGCGTCGCGGACGGGTGCACGCTGCACCCGACGAGTGGACCTGA
- the arfB gene encoding alternative ribosome rescue aminoacyl-tRNA hydrolase ArfB, translated as MLDDDLHVRGPLVLPARELHWRFSRASGPGGQGVNTTDSRVELSFDVARSPSVPDDLRSRALARLAGRLVDGVLTVVASEHRSQLRNREAARERLAATLRGATAADPPTRRPTKPSKGAKRRRMDEKTRRGRVKRLRGRPDDG; from the coding sequence CTGCTCGACGACGACCTGCACGTGCGAGGACCGCTGGTGCTTCCCGCGAGGGAGCTGCACTGGCGGTTCTCGCGCGCGTCGGGGCCGGGTGGTCAGGGCGTCAACACCACCGACTCGCGCGTCGAGCTGTCCTTCGACGTCGCGCGCTCGCCGTCGGTGCCGGACGACCTGCGCAGCCGGGCGCTCGCGCGCCTGGCGGGCCGGCTGGTCGACGGGGTGCTGACGGTCGTCGCGTCGGAGCACCGCAGCCAGCTGCGCAACCGCGAGGCGGCCCGTGAGCGCCTCGCCGCCACCCTCCGCGGGGCCACGGCGGCGGACCCACCCACCCGGCGGCCGACGAAGCCGTCGAAGGGGGCCAAGCGCCGCCGGATGGACGAGAAGACGCGGCGGGGCCGGGTCAAGCGGCTGCGCGGCCGCCCCGACGACGGGTAA